The Candidatus Bathyarchaeota archaeon nucleotide sequence AATTGCAGCTAACTATTATCAGTATGATGAATTGAAAAAAGACCAATTCACATTTAGTAAAGTAGTTGCTAACATGAATGCAACTCGTAAAATTGGAACACAAGGTGAAGAAATTATAGAATAACACAGAATCCCTCCTTTGAGGGATTTTTTTTAATTTCAAGATTAGTGAATAAAAAACTTGATAATAATCTCCAATCCCGCAATATCAAACCAACCGCCATGCGCGAATTGGTTTTACAGGTTTTGACCGAACAAAAAACAGCCATCAGCTTGCCCGAGTTAGAACAAAAATTTGAAAAAGCCGATAAAGCAACTCTGTATCGAACACTAAAAACATTTCAGGAGAATAAACTGATTCATGCGATTGAGGATGGTTCGGGCTCTGTAAAATATGCCCTGTGCCAGGAAGCTTGCGAGTGCCAACCCGATGACCTGCATGTTCATTTTCTTTGCACAAATTGCAATCAAACTTTTTGTTTAAACGATATTCCTGTTCCAACAATAAACCTCCCCAGTAGCTTTTCCCTCGGAAGCGTAAATATGGTAGTAAAAGGAATTTGTTCAAATTGCAAAAAAAAACTTTGCAACCCGGTTGCATGAACTTTGGGGTATCTTTGCCGTTGTAATTCAGAAAATACCGGTATTTTAAATGAAATATGTAGCAGTAATATTATCAATGTACGTAATGGTTTTAACAGCCATACCATGCAATGATGTACATGCTGCCAATACAAATTCTGTTTCCCTGGAATTATCAGAACAAAGTCCAAATCAGACAAACGATGCTGATTTATGTTCCCCGTTTTGTTTTTGTCATTGTTGCCAAACACTTTCATTTCCTTCATTTTTTAGTATTTCCTTTATCAATTTAGTTGAAATTACTATAGATTTTAAATTGAAAGAACCTGCAATTTCAAGTCCCGTTGCATCTATCTGGCAACCACCCAAAATATAATTCATTT carries:
- a CDS encoding transcriptional repressor, producing MNKKLDNNLQSRNIKPTAMRELVLQVLTEQKTAISLPELEQKFEKADKATLYRTLKTFQENKLIHAIEDGSGSVKYALCQEACECQPDDLHVHFLCTNCNQTFCLNDIPVPTINLPSSFSLGSVNMVVKGICSNCKKKLCNPVA